In Geotalea uraniireducens, the genomic window TTTCACACCGGCCAGATCCTCCCTCGTACCTTCGCTCGCACAATTGAAACCCTGCAACCCCTGAAGGACGCCAACATCCCCTGCATTACCGTGGAGGGAAACCATGACTGGATTCACCGCCGCGATAGCATCTCCTGGATGGAGGCGCTATCACAGATGGGATATATCCATCTCCTGCGTCCAACCAGAACAGATAACGGCGGCTATCGCTTCGATCAGTTCGACCCGGAAACCGGCATGGGCGGCCACATAGAGATCAATGGGCTCAACATCTATGGCCTCGGTTACATTGGTGCCCAAGCGGGTGTTCATGTGCCGCGCATCTGCGAGGCGGTGGAGACGAAGAATAATATCCTCCTCTTCCATGTCGGAGTCTGGACCTTTTCACCGGTTGAGATCGGCAACATGCAACCGGCGGAGTCTCTGCCGCTTGCCGATGTCTTTGACTACGTGGCCTTGGGTCATGGTCACAAACCGTATGTCATCGAAACACCAGACGGTCGGTCGTATGCTTTTAACCCCGGTTCACCAGAACGAGTAAATTTTGGCGAGGAAGGGTATGACAAAGGGTACTGGCTTGTCACTGTTGCTGACTGCAAATATGCAACGGAATTCCGTCGGACAGCCCCCCGTCCAATGAAATCGGTATCCGTAAGTCTGGATGGAGCCGAAAGCGTTGATCAGGCTCTGAACCATTTGCGGGATCAACTGGCTGAAAAACTGAATGGGGTGGGCGAGCGGCCCCTGATCGAGATGAAAGTCACCGGCCGCGTCCGGTTCCATCCTTTTGAGTTGGGGCGCGAGCGGCTGCGATCCCTTGTCGAAGAGTTGGCCGATCCGCTGCACGTCGAGATCAAGAATCACCTGTCCCTGGTGACGGGAAGAGGGTTGGAAGAAACTGAACGACGGAACCTGGAAGAGATCGAACGTGATGTCCTGCATGAATTGATCGGAGCCAACAGCGCATGGAAAGGGAAAGAGGACGAGCTCGTGTCGCTGGCAACAGCCATCCGCGACCAGGTGCTGAAAGGCGACACTGAGGGAGAAGAGCTTTTTGCTCTCTTGAAATGATGCAGATACTTTCGATCCACCTTAAGAACATCAAGTCCCATCGGGACACGGAGCTTGTCTTCTCCCCCGGCATCAACGTCCTCTCCGGTCCGAATGGCGTGGGCAAGAGCACGGTTTTCGAGGCTATCGGCTATGCCCTCTTCGGCGTCGATGCTCGGGATTTCGTTTCCAATGTTGATCGTTTCCTCACCATCGGGGCCAAACGAGGAGAAATATCCGTCACCTTCGCCGCCAGCGATGGCGACAACTACCGTGTGACACGGACTGTGGGGACACCGGCAACCTGGCGGCTGGCAAAGGACATAGGCGGCATTTTCGAGGTCGAAGATCATGCCGGGGGCGAGGAGACTGAAGAACGGATTCGGGAACTTCTCGGGCTCTCCAGGGGAAGATCCCTAGCCGAGCAGTTCAAGCTGGTGATCGGGCCTTTCCAGAGCGAGTTCCTCGGGCCATTTGTCAAGAAGCAGACCACGAAGCGTAAAGAAGATTTTGACGAGATCCTTGGGATCGACTCCTGGCGCAAGACCTTCGACGGCACGAAGGAACTGGGGAACATTATCAAGGCGAAGCTCGCAAACCTAGAGACAGATATTGCCGGGAAGGAAGAGCGTATCGCCTGTCTCCCGCAGCGACAGGAAGAACTCACAGCCTTGGTTCTGGATGAGGAGAAGAAGGGAAGCGAGCTGAAAGGGGTTACCGCGGATCTCGTCGTTGTAGTCGCGCTGCTTCAAGCCCTTGAGGAAAAGAAAAACGGAGTCGAGCGACTTCGCAGCGAAATTGCCCAAGTGAAACAGAGCATTGTTTCTGGAAGCGAGCACATAACCACTCAAAAGGCGTTGGTTGAACAGGCTGAGACGGCTGCTCGGACCGCTGAACAGGCTCGACCCGGCAAAGAACGCTACGAGTCCGCCGAAAAGAGGCTTCAGGAGCTCCGAGATCGTGAGAAGACGAAACAGGCACTGGATAAGGAAATCAATGATCTAAACCTTCAGGCAACTTCGGCAAGTCAGTCCGCCGACCACGAAGAAAGCGAAGCAGCTCTCCAGGAGAAGAAGCTCCAGGAGGATCGAAAATCAGCCTTATCCGAAGAGAACGATCTGCGTCAGAACCTGACAAAGCTGATTGAGGAAGAAACGCGCTGTCAGTCCGCAGT contains:
- a CDS encoding metallophosphoesterase family protein codes for the protein MRFIHTSDIHLGKTYRTSAGEAERYEDFFRMLGSIVSDAICEQVDFVLIAGDLFHTGQILPRTFARTIETLQPLKDANIPCITVEGNHDWIHRRDSISWMEALSQMGYIHLLRPTRTDNGGYRFDQFDPETGMGGHIEINGLNIYGLGYIGAQAGVHVPRICEAVETKNNILLFHVGVWTFSPVEIGNMQPAESLPLADVFDYVALGHGHKPYVIETPDGRSYAFNPGSPERVNFGEEGYDKGYWLVTVADCKYATEFRRTAPRPMKSVSVSLDGAESVDQALNHLRDQLAEKLNGVGERPLIEMKVTGRVRFHPFELGRERLRSLVEELADPLHVEIKNHLSLVTGRGLEETERRNLEEIERDVLHELIGANSAWKGKEDELVSLATAIRDQVLKGDTEGEELFALLK